Proteins encoded in a region of the Scatophagus argus isolate fScaArg1 chromosome 1, fScaArg1.pri, whole genome shotgun sequence genome:
- the kifc3 gene encoding kinesin-like protein KIFC3 isoform X1 yields the protein MYVLCTLAVLTLHSLFKSWNNKALEAGRRSEAARQDRRPEDGGIPELWGASRPRDDPVRSEECGGLGSYGVERKRRRGGSLRNVPDSRKQVQPVQRSSALLSPAVMFSTRKTWDLSHAPCLQELWKTDVSLDASSVDFLMSDVEDDGSFLSLPTAAFSQRPPLTAELPETNTPSQQLLIQSLQDKVCEFQTRLRSEEVTRRLLLQQVQQQPPPPPSIQTSAPPNGVRVLQPGERPSDHLSCTGEQLVTRLRIQVEELEEKLLDQTQEVERLRSELGATDLEKQLELLVVENQRLKQELKLCRSSELQSPDAAETCTCSHCPHSQDAESLRREVSRWESQARQRERRLAELERDLLEKTSRVESVRQQLDESTLRLDDSRRQLAETRRRQGETEQKLTLRLQECEEELVRQAATPPRVQYVTQTVEVESADSQKALAELQTKNTSLQEQLSAQRQLLRELETQLRESQRTCAQLRTQLLTDRGRLCGFLSKAIGRGNSEVVRRLSKILVYEGEMERAQGQLEAEMQNLEEEKNRVIEEAFIRAESEMKAVHENLAGVRMNLLSLQPALRTLTCDYNCLKRQVQDFPFMLDKAITEAKQEICQVISEVSSTNQELLRKYKREMNLRKKCHNELVRLKGNIRVFCRVRPVSQEEQDSADAKTMLSFDSDDDAILYLSNKGKIMTFELDKVFPPHATQEEVFQEVQSLVTSCIDGFNVCIFAYGQTGSGKTYTMEGVEDDPGINQRALRLLFSEVTEKAPDWEYNITVSMVEIYNETLRNLLGESLTDKLDIKMNPDGSGQLYVPGLTEFTVQSPEDINRVFELGHMNRATACTNLNEHSSRSHALLIITVSGFNSATGTRTQGKLNLVDLAGSERIAKSGAEGSRLREAQCINKSLSALGDVINALRSKHSHVPFRNSRLTYLLQDSLSGDSKTLMMVQVSPLPSNMSESVCSLKFAQRVRSVELSSSSSSSRRHENSSTSSSPTHDSVELDSPPVTPVPLPISRASSAGSTLSSASRTPSGSRRRSQSQLSTDRQVDRASPLVGDGGQDD from the exons ATGTATGTCCTGTGCACCCTGGCGGTCCTGACCCTCCACAGCCTCTTCAAGAGCTGGAACAACAAGGCCTTGGAGGCCGGCAGGAGGTCGGAGGCTGCGAGGCAGGATCGTCGGCCGGAGGATGGAGGCATCCCGGAGTTGTGGGGAGCGTCCAGGCCTCGTGATGATCCGGTGCGGAGCGAGGAATGCGGAGGACTGGGGAGCTACGGAGTTGAAAGGAAGCGGCGGCGAGGAGGCAGCTTACGTAACGTCCCTGACAGCAGGAAGCAAGTTCAG ccgGTCCAGCGGTCCAGCGCTTTGCTCAGCCCGGCGGTCATGTTCAGTACCAGAAAGACCTGGGACCTCAGCCACGCCCCCTGCCTGCAGGAGCTCTGGAAGACAGACGTCTCATTGGACG CGAGCTCAGTGGACTTCCTGATGAGTGATGTTGAAGACGACGgctccttcctgtctctgcccACCGCCGCCTTCTCACAGCGCCCCCCTCTGACCGCAGAGCTGCCcgaaacaaacacacccagccagcagctgctcatccag agtcTACAGGACAAAGTGTGTGAGTTTCAGACTCGTCTTCGCTCTGAAGAAGTCACCCGTCGCCTGCTGCTCcagcaggtgcagcagcagccgccgccgccgccgagCATTCAGACGTCTGCACCACCCAACG gtgtgagGGTGTTGCAGCCAGGTGAACGACCTTCAGATCACCTCAGCTGTACAGGAGAGCAGCTCGTTACTCGGCTGCGAATACAG gtggaggagctggaggagaagctATTGGATCAGACTCAGGAGGTGGAGAGACTTCGCTCTGAACTG GGGGCGACAGACCTGGAGAagcagctggagctgctggtggtggAGAACCAGCGTCTGAAGCAGGAGCTGAAGTTATGCAGGAGCTCAGAGCTTCAGAGCCCCGACGCTGCAGAGACCTGCACCTGCAGCCACTGCCCTCACAGTCAG GATGCAGAGTCCCTGCGGAGGGAGGTGTCTCGCTGGGAGAGCCAGGCCCGGCAGAGGGAGCGACGGCTGGCTGAGCTGGAGCGAGACCTGCTGGAGAAAACCAGCAGAGTGGAGAGTGTCCGCCAGCAGCTGGACGAGTCGACCCTGCGGCTGGACGACAGTCGGAGGCAGCTGGCGGAGACGAGGCGGAGGCAGGGGGAGACCGAGCAGAAGCTCACACTCCGACTacaggagtgtgaggaggagctCGTCAGACAGGCAGCAACGCCCCCCAGAGTCCAG TACGTGACTCAGACGGTGGAGGTGGAGTCAGCTGACTCTCAGAAAGCTCTGGCTGAGCTGCAGACGAAGAACACCAGCCTGCAGGAGCAGCTGTCTGCGCAGAGGCAGCTGCTGAGGGAGCTCGAGACGCAGCTGCGGGAGTCGCAGAGGACCTGCGCTCAGCTCAGGACACAG CTGCTCACCGATCGAGGCCGTCTGTGCGGCTTCCTCTCCAAGGCCATCGGCAGGGGCAACAGCGAGGTGGTTCGCAGGTTGTCCAAG ATCCTGGTGTATGAAGGAGAAATGGAGCGAGCTCAGGGTCAGCTGGAGGCCGAGATGCAgaacctggaggaggagaagaaccGTGTGATCGAGGAGGCGTTCATTAGAGCCGAGAGCGAGATGAAGGCTGTCCACGAGAACCTGGCGG GAGTGCGTATGAACCTGCTGAGCCTGCAGCCGGCACTCAGGACGCTCACCTGTGACTACAACTGTCTGAAGAGGCAGGTGCAGGACTTCCCCTTCATGCTGGACAAAGCGATCACAGAGGCCAAGCAGGAG ATCTGTCAGGTGATCAGTGAGGTGAGCAGCACCAATCAGGAGCTGCTGCGTAAATACAAGAGAGAGATGAACCTGAGGAAGAAATGTCACAACGAGCTGGTCCGACTCAAAG GTAACATCCGTGTCTTCTGCCGCGTCCGGCCCGTCAGTCAGGAAGAGCAGGACTCCGCCGACGCCAAAACTATGCTGAGCTTCGACTCTGACGACGACGCCATCCTCTACCTCTCCAACAAGGGCAAAATCATGACCTTCGAACTGGACAAAGTCTTCCCTCCTCATGCCACACAGGAAGAG GTGTTTCAGGAAGTCCAGTCTCTGGTCACTTCCTGTATCGACGGTTTTAACGTCTGCATCTTTGCCTATGGACAGACTGGCTCTGGGAAAACCTACACCATGGAG ggtGTGGAGGACGACCCCGGCATCAACCAGCGAGCTCTCCGCCTGCTGTTCTCTGAGGTGACGGAGAAAGCTCCAGATTGGGAGTACAACATCACGGTCAGCATGGTGGAGATCTACAACGAGACGCTGCG GAACCTGCTGGGTGAGAGTCTCACAGACAAGCTGGACATTAAGATGAACCCTGATGGCAGCGGACAGCTCTACGTCCCTGGACTGACCGAGTTCACCGTCCAGAGCCCAGAGGACATCAACAGG GTGTTTGAGTTGGGCCACATGAACAGAGCAACAGCCTGCACCAACCTGAATGAGCACAGCTCCCGTTCACACGCTCTGCTCATCATCACCGTGTCCGGATTCAACTCTGCTACTGGGACCCGCACAcaag GTAAGCTGAACCTGGTGGACTTGGCGGGCTCAGAGAGGATTGCTAAGTCGGGGGCGGAGGGCAGTCGCCTCAGAGAAGCCCAGTGCATCAACAAGTCTCTGTCGGCGCTCGGTGATGTCATTAACGCGCTGCGGAGCAAACACTCACACGTCCCGTTCAGAAACTCGCGCCTCACATACCTGCTGCAGGACTCGCTGAGTGGAGACAGCAAGACGCTCATGATGGTGCAG GTGTCTCCGCTGCCGAGCAACATGAGCGAGTCCGTCTGCTCGCTGAAGTTTGCTCAGCGAGTTCGCAGCGTCGAGCTGAGCTCCTCGTCCTCATCGTCCAGGAGACACGAGAACTCGTCCACCTCATCCTCGCCGACCCACGACAGCGTCGAG CTGGACTCCCCCCCGGTGACCCCCGTCCCTCTCCCCATCTCTCGGGCCAGCAGTGCCGGCTCCACCCTCTCCTCCGCCTCCAGGACTCCCAGCGGCTCCCGCAGGAGGTCCCAGTCACAGCTGTCTACAG ACAGGCAGGTAGACAGAGCCAGCCCATTGGTGGGGGACGGTGGGCAG GACGACTGA
- the kifc3 gene encoding kinesin-like protein KIFC3 isoform X2, with translation MYVLCTLAVLTLHSLFKSWNNKALEAGRRSEAARQDRRPEDGGIPELWGASRPRDDPVRSEECGGLGSYGVERKRRRGGSLRNVPDSRKQVQPVQRSSALLSPAVMFSTRKTWDLSHAPCLQELWKTDVSLDASSVDFLMSDVEDDGSFLSLPTAAFSQRPPLTAELPETNTPSQQLLIQSLQDKVCEFQTRLRSEEVTRRLLLQQVQQQPPPPPSIQTSAPPNGVRVLQPGERPSDHLSCTGEQLVTRLRIQVEELEEKLLDQTQEVERLRSELGATDLEKQLELLVVENQRLKQELKLCRSSELQSPDAAETCTCSHCPHSQDAESLRREVSRWESQARQRERRLAELERDLLEKTSRVESVRQQLDESTLRLDDSRRQLAETRRRQGETEQKLTLRLQECEEELVRQAATPPRVQYVTQTVEVESADSQKALAELQTKNTSLQEQLSAQRQLLRELETQLRESQRTCAQLRTQLLTDRGRLCGFLSKAIGRGNSEVVRRLSKILVYEGEMERAQGQLEAEMQNLEEEKNRVIEEAFIRAESEMKAVHENLAGVRMNLLSLQPALRTLTCDYNCLKRQVQDFPFMLDKAITEAKQEICQVISEVSSTNQELLRKYKREMNLRKKCHNELVRLKGNIRVFCRVRPVSQEEQDSADAKTMLSFDSDDDAILYLSNKGKIMTFELDKVFPPHATQEEVFQEVQSLVTSCIDGFNVCIFAYGQTGSGKTYTMEGVEDDPGINQRALRLLFSEVTEKAPDWEYNITVSMVEIYNETLRNLLGESLTDKLDIKMNPDGSGQLYVPGLTEFTVQSPEDINRVFELGHMNRATACTNLNEHSSRSHALLIITVSGFNSATGTRTQGKLNLVDLAGSERIAKSGAEGSRLREAQCINKSLSALGDVINALRSKHSHVPFRNSRLTYLLQDSLSGDSKTLMMVQVSPLPSNMSESVCSLKFAQRVRSVELSSSSSSSRRHENSSTSSSPTHDSVELDSPPVTPVPLPISRASSAGSTLSSASRTPSGSRRRSQSQLSTGRLKLTA, from the exons ATGTATGTCCTGTGCACCCTGGCGGTCCTGACCCTCCACAGCCTCTTCAAGAGCTGGAACAACAAGGCCTTGGAGGCCGGCAGGAGGTCGGAGGCTGCGAGGCAGGATCGTCGGCCGGAGGATGGAGGCATCCCGGAGTTGTGGGGAGCGTCCAGGCCTCGTGATGATCCGGTGCGGAGCGAGGAATGCGGAGGACTGGGGAGCTACGGAGTTGAAAGGAAGCGGCGGCGAGGAGGCAGCTTACGTAACGTCCCTGACAGCAGGAAGCAAGTTCAG ccgGTCCAGCGGTCCAGCGCTTTGCTCAGCCCGGCGGTCATGTTCAGTACCAGAAAGACCTGGGACCTCAGCCACGCCCCCTGCCTGCAGGAGCTCTGGAAGACAGACGTCTCATTGGACG CGAGCTCAGTGGACTTCCTGATGAGTGATGTTGAAGACGACGgctccttcctgtctctgcccACCGCCGCCTTCTCACAGCGCCCCCCTCTGACCGCAGAGCTGCCcgaaacaaacacacccagccagcagctgctcatccag agtcTACAGGACAAAGTGTGTGAGTTTCAGACTCGTCTTCGCTCTGAAGAAGTCACCCGTCGCCTGCTGCTCcagcaggtgcagcagcagccgccgccgccgccgagCATTCAGACGTCTGCACCACCCAACG gtgtgagGGTGTTGCAGCCAGGTGAACGACCTTCAGATCACCTCAGCTGTACAGGAGAGCAGCTCGTTACTCGGCTGCGAATACAG gtggaggagctggaggagaagctATTGGATCAGACTCAGGAGGTGGAGAGACTTCGCTCTGAACTG GGGGCGACAGACCTGGAGAagcagctggagctgctggtggtggAGAACCAGCGTCTGAAGCAGGAGCTGAAGTTATGCAGGAGCTCAGAGCTTCAGAGCCCCGACGCTGCAGAGACCTGCACCTGCAGCCACTGCCCTCACAGTCAG GATGCAGAGTCCCTGCGGAGGGAGGTGTCTCGCTGGGAGAGCCAGGCCCGGCAGAGGGAGCGACGGCTGGCTGAGCTGGAGCGAGACCTGCTGGAGAAAACCAGCAGAGTGGAGAGTGTCCGCCAGCAGCTGGACGAGTCGACCCTGCGGCTGGACGACAGTCGGAGGCAGCTGGCGGAGACGAGGCGGAGGCAGGGGGAGACCGAGCAGAAGCTCACACTCCGACTacaggagtgtgaggaggagctCGTCAGACAGGCAGCAACGCCCCCCAGAGTCCAG TACGTGACTCAGACGGTGGAGGTGGAGTCAGCTGACTCTCAGAAAGCTCTGGCTGAGCTGCAGACGAAGAACACCAGCCTGCAGGAGCAGCTGTCTGCGCAGAGGCAGCTGCTGAGGGAGCTCGAGACGCAGCTGCGGGAGTCGCAGAGGACCTGCGCTCAGCTCAGGACACAG CTGCTCACCGATCGAGGCCGTCTGTGCGGCTTCCTCTCCAAGGCCATCGGCAGGGGCAACAGCGAGGTGGTTCGCAGGTTGTCCAAG ATCCTGGTGTATGAAGGAGAAATGGAGCGAGCTCAGGGTCAGCTGGAGGCCGAGATGCAgaacctggaggaggagaagaaccGTGTGATCGAGGAGGCGTTCATTAGAGCCGAGAGCGAGATGAAGGCTGTCCACGAGAACCTGGCGG GAGTGCGTATGAACCTGCTGAGCCTGCAGCCGGCACTCAGGACGCTCACCTGTGACTACAACTGTCTGAAGAGGCAGGTGCAGGACTTCCCCTTCATGCTGGACAAAGCGATCACAGAGGCCAAGCAGGAG ATCTGTCAGGTGATCAGTGAGGTGAGCAGCACCAATCAGGAGCTGCTGCGTAAATACAAGAGAGAGATGAACCTGAGGAAGAAATGTCACAACGAGCTGGTCCGACTCAAAG GTAACATCCGTGTCTTCTGCCGCGTCCGGCCCGTCAGTCAGGAAGAGCAGGACTCCGCCGACGCCAAAACTATGCTGAGCTTCGACTCTGACGACGACGCCATCCTCTACCTCTCCAACAAGGGCAAAATCATGACCTTCGAACTGGACAAAGTCTTCCCTCCTCATGCCACACAGGAAGAG GTGTTTCAGGAAGTCCAGTCTCTGGTCACTTCCTGTATCGACGGTTTTAACGTCTGCATCTTTGCCTATGGACAGACTGGCTCTGGGAAAACCTACACCATGGAG ggtGTGGAGGACGACCCCGGCATCAACCAGCGAGCTCTCCGCCTGCTGTTCTCTGAGGTGACGGAGAAAGCTCCAGATTGGGAGTACAACATCACGGTCAGCATGGTGGAGATCTACAACGAGACGCTGCG GAACCTGCTGGGTGAGAGTCTCACAGACAAGCTGGACATTAAGATGAACCCTGATGGCAGCGGACAGCTCTACGTCCCTGGACTGACCGAGTTCACCGTCCAGAGCCCAGAGGACATCAACAGG GTGTTTGAGTTGGGCCACATGAACAGAGCAACAGCCTGCACCAACCTGAATGAGCACAGCTCCCGTTCACACGCTCTGCTCATCATCACCGTGTCCGGATTCAACTCTGCTACTGGGACCCGCACAcaag GTAAGCTGAACCTGGTGGACTTGGCGGGCTCAGAGAGGATTGCTAAGTCGGGGGCGGAGGGCAGTCGCCTCAGAGAAGCCCAGTGCATCAACAAGTCTCTGTCGGCGCTCGGTGATGTCATTAACGCGCTGCGGAGCAAACACTCACACGTCCCGTTCAGAAACTCGCGCCTCACATACCTGCTGCAGGACTCGCTGAGTGGAGACAGCAAGACGCTCATGATGGTGCAG GTGTCTCCGCTGCCGAGCAACATGAGCGAGTCCGTCTGCTCGCTGAAGTTTGCTCAGCGAGTTCGCAGCGTCGAGCTGAGCTCCTCGTCCTCATCGTCCAGGAGACACGAGAACTCGTCCACCTCATCCTCGCCGACCCACGACAGCGTCGAG CTGGACTCCCCCCCGGTGACCCCCGTCCCTCTCCCCATCTCTCGGGCCAGCAGTGCCGGCTCCACCCTCTCCTCCGCCTCCAGGACTCCCAGCGGCTCCCGCAGGAGGTCCCAGTCACAGCTGTCTACAG GACGACTGAAACTGACAGCCTGA
- the kifc3 gene encoding kinesin-like protein KIFC3 isoform X3: MYVLCTLAVLTLHSLFKSWNNKALEAGRRSEAARQDRRPEDGGIPELWGASRPRDDPVRSEECGGLGSYGVERKRRRGGSLRNVPDSRKQVQPVQRSSALLSPAVMFSTRKTWDLSHAPCLQELWKTDVSLDASSVDFLMSDVEDDGSFLSLPTAAFSQRPPLTAELPETNTPSQQLLIQSLQDKVCEFQTRLRSEEVTRRLLLQQVQQQPPPPPSIQTSAPPNGVRVLQPGERPSDHLSCTGEQLVTRLRIQVEELEEKLLDQTQEVERLRSELGATDLEKQLELLVVENQRLKQELKLCRSSELQSPDAAETCTCSHCPHSQDAESLRREVSRWESQARQRERRLAELERDLLEKTSRVESVRQQLDESTLRLDDSRRQLAETRRRQGETEQKLTLRLQECEEELVRQAATPPRVQYVTQTVEVESADSQKALAELQTKNTSLQEQLSAQRQLLRELETQLRESQRTCAQLRTQILVYEGEMERAQGQLEAEMQNLEEEKNRVIEEAFIRAESEMKAVHENLAGVRMNLLSLQPALRTLTCDYNCLKRQVQDFPFMLDKAITEAKQEICQVISEVSSTNQELLRKYKREMNLRKKCHNELVRLKGNIRVFCRVRPVSQEEQDSADAKTMLSFDSDDDAILYLSNKGKIMTFELDKVFPPHATQEEVFQEVQSLVTSCIDGFNVCIFAYGQTGSGKTYTMEGVEDDPGINQRALRLLFSEVTEKAPDWEYNITVSMVEIYNETLRNLLGESLTDKLDIKMNPDGSGQLYVPGLTEFTVQSPEDINRVFELGHMNRATACTNLNEHSSRSHALLIITVSGFNSATGTRTQGKLNLVDLAGSERIAKSGAEGSRLREAQCINKSLSALGDVINALRSKHSHVPFRNSRLTYLLQDSLSGDSKTLMMVQVSPLPSNMSESVCSLKFAQRVRSVELSSSSSSSRRHENSSTSSSPTHDSVELDSPPVTPVPLPISRASSAGSTLSSASRTPSGSRRRSQSQLSTDRQVDRASPLVGDGGQDD; encoded by the exons ATGTATGTCCTGTGCACCCTGGCGGTCCTGACCCTCCACAGCCTCTTCAAGAGCTGGAACAACAAGGCCTTGGAGGCCGGCAGGAGGTCGGAGGCTGCGAGGCAGGATCGTCGGCCGGAGGATGGAGGCATCCCGGAGTTGTGGGGAGCGTCCAGGCCTCGTGATGATCCGGTGCGGAGCGAGGAATGCGGAGGACTGGGGAGCTACGGAGTTGAAAGGAAGCGGCGGCGAGGAGGCAGCTTACGTAACGTCCCTGACAGCAGGAAGCAAGTTCAG ccgGTCCAGCGGTCCAGCGCTTTGCTCAGCCCGGCGGTCATGTTCAGTACCAGAAAGACCTGGGACCTCAGCCACGCCCCCTGCCTGCAGGAGCTCTGGAAGACAGACGTCTCATTGGACG CGAGCTCAGTGGACTTCCTGATGAGTGATGTTGAAGACGACGgctccttcctgtctctgcccACCGCCGCCTTCTCACAGCGCCCCCCTCTGACCGCAGAGCTGCCcgaaacaaacacacccagccagcagctgctcatccag agtcTACAGGACAAAGTGTGTGAGTTTCAGACTCGTCTTCGCTCTGAAGAAGTCACCCGTCGCCTGCTGCTCcagcaggtgcagcagcagccgccgccgccgccgagCATTCAGACGTCTGCACCACCCAACG gtgtgagGGTGTTGCAGCCAGGTGAACGACCTTCAGATCACCTCAGCTGTACAGGAGAGCAGCTCGTTACTCGGCTGCGAATACAG gtggaggagctggaggagaagctATTGGATCAGACTCAGGAGGTGGAGAGACTTCGCTCTGAACTG GGGGCGACAGACCTGGAGAagcagctggagctgctggtggtggAGAACCAGCGTCTGAAGCAGGAGCTGAAGTTATGCAGGAGCTCAGAGCTTCAGAGCCCCGACGCTGCAGAGACCTGCACCTGCAGCCACTGCCCTCACAGTCAG GATGCAGAGTCCCTGCGGAGGGAGGTGTCTCGCTGGGAGAGCCAGGCCCGGCAGAGGGAGCGACGGCTGGCTGAGCTGGAGCGAGACCTGCTGGAGAAAACCAGCAGAGTGGAGAGTGTCCGCCAGCAGCTGGACGAGTCGACCCTGCGGCTGGACGACAGTCGGAGGCAGCTGGCGGAGACGAGGCGGAGGCAGGGGGAGACCGAGCAGAAGCTCACACTCCGACTacaggagtgtgaggaggagctCGTCAGACAGGCAGCAACGCCCCCCAGAGTCCAG TACGTGACTCAGACGGTGGAGGTGGAGTCAGCTGACTCTCAGAAAGCTCTGGCTGAGCTGCAGACGAAGAACACCAGCCTGCAGGAGCAGCTGTCTGCGCAGAGGCAGCTGCTGAGGGAGCTCGAGACGCAGCTGCGGGAGTCGCAGAGGACCTGCGCTCAGCTCAGGACACAG ATCCTGGTGTATGAAGGAGAAATGGAGCGAGCTCAGGGTCAGCTGGAGGCCGAGATGCAgaacctggaggaggagaagaaccGTGTGATCGAGGAGGCGTTCATTAGAGCCGAGAGCGAGATGAAGGCTGTCCACGAGAACCTGGCGG GAGTGCGTATGAACCTGCTGAGCCTGCAGCCGGCACTCAGGACGCTCACCTGTGACTACAACTGTCTGAAGAGGCAGGTGCAGGACTTCCCCTTCATGCTGGACAAAGCGATCACAGAGGCCAAGCAGGAG ATCTGTCAGGTGATCAGTGAGGTGAGCAGCACCAATCAGGAGCTGCTGCGTAAATACAAGAGAGAGATGAACCTGAGGAAGAAATGTCACAACGAGCTGGTCCGACTCAAAG GTAACATCCGTGTCTTCTGCCGCGTCCGGCCCGTCAGTCAGGAAGAGCAGGACTCCGCCGACGCCAAAACTATGCTGAGCTTCGACTCTGACGACGACGCCATCCTCTACCTCTCCAACAAGGGCAAAATCATGACCTTCGAACTGGACAAAGTCTTCCCTCCTCATGCCACACAGGAAGAG GTGTTTCAGGAAGTCCAGTCTCTGGTCACTTCCTGTATCGACGGTTTTAACGTCTGCATCTTTGCCTATGGACAGACTGGCTCTGGGAAAACCTACACCATGGAG ggtGTGGAGGACGACCCCGGCATCAACCAGCGAGCTCTCCGCCTGCTGTTCTCTGAGGTGACGGAGAAAGCTCCAGATTGGGAGTACAACATCACGGTCAGCATGGTGGAGATCTACAACGAGACGCTGCG GAACCTGCTGGGTGAGAGTCTCACAGACAAGCTGGACATTAAGATGAACCCTGATGGCAGCGGACAGCTCTACGTCCCTGGACTGACCGAGTTCACCGTCCAGAGCCCAGAGGACATCAACAGG GTGTTTGAGTTGGGCCACATGAACAGAGCAACAGCCTGCACCAACCTGAATGAGCACAGCTCCCGTTCACACGCTCTGCTCATCATCACCGTGTCCGGATTCAACTCTGCTACTGGGACCCGCACAcaag GTAAGCTGAACCTGGTGGACTTGGCGGGCTCAGAGAGGATTGCTAAGTCGGGGGCGGAGGGCAGTCGCCTCAGAGAAGCCCAGTGCATCAACAAGTCTCTGTCGGCGCTCGGTGATGTCATTAACGCGCTGCGGAGCAAACACTCACACGTCCCGTTCAGAAACTCGCGCCTCACATACCTGCTGCAGGACTCGCTGAGTGGAGACAGCAAGACGCTCATGATGGTGCAG GTGTCTCCGCTGCCGAGCAACATGAGCGAGTCCGTCTGCTCGCTGAAGTTTGCTCAGCGAGTTCGCAGCGTCGAGCTGAGCTCCTCGTCCTCATCGTCCAGGAGACACGAGAACTCGTCCACCTCATCCTCGCCGACCCACGACAGCGTCGAG CTGGACTCCCCCCCGGTGACCCCCGTCCCTCTCCCCATCTCTCGGGCCAGCAGTGCCGGCTCCACCCTCTCCTCCGCCTCCAGGACTCCCAGCGGCTCCCGCAGGAGGTCCCAGTCACAGCTGTCTACAG ACAGGCAGGTAGACAGAGCCAGCCCATTGGTGGGGGACGGTGGGCAG GACGACTGA